In one window of Acidovorax sp. HDW3 DNA:
- a CDS encoding amino acid ABC transporter substrate-binding protein, with protein MKKQLLALAITTLAATGALAQANDTLAKIKSTGAITLGVRESSGLGYTLGNGKYVGFHTEMAERIAGDVEKQLGLSKLDVKYQPVTSQNRIPLVTNGTVDLECGSTTNNMARQKEVAFAYTTYVEEVRIAVNAKSGITGIKDLNGKTIVTTTGTTSVQTLRKNKRADGLTFKEVMGKDHADSFLMLETGRADAFIMDGSILAANISKSKTPSDFKVVGEVLSVEPIACMLRKDDPAFKKAVDDSIVRQIKDGSLAKLYDRWFMQPIPPANVKVGLPLSAATKEAWEHPNDKPMESYEVK; from the coding sequence ATGAAGAAGCAACTGCTGGCCCTGGCCATTACCACGTTGGCCGCCACGGGCGCACTGGCGCAGGCCAATGACACTCTGGCCAAGATCAAATCCACGGGCGCCATCACGCTGGGGGTACGCGAATCTTCGGGCCTGGGCTATACCCTGGGCAACGGCAAATACGTCGGCTTTCACACCGAAATGGCCGAGCGCATCGCCGGCGATGTGGAAAAGCAACTGGGCCTGTCCAAGCTGGACGTCAAGTACCAGCCCGTGACGTCGCAAAACCGTATCCCGCTGGTGACCAACGGCACGGTCGATCTTGAATGCGGCTCGACCACCAACAACATGGCGCGCCAGAAGGAAGTGGCCTTTGCCTACACCACCTACGTGGAAGAAGTGCGCATTGCCGTCAACGCCAAGTCGGGCATCACCGGCATCAAGGACCTGAACGGCAAGACCATCGTCACCACCACGGGCACAACCTCGGTGCAGACCCTGCGCAAGAACAAGCGTGCTGATGGCCTGACGTTCAAGGAAGTGATGGGCAAGGACCATGCCGACAGCTTCCTGATGCTCGAAACCGGCCGTGCCGACGCCTTCATCATGGACGGCTCCATCCTGGCTGCCAACATTTCCAAGTCCAAGACGCCGAGCGACTTCAAGGTCGTCGGCGAGGTGCTGTCGGTCGAACCCATCGCCTGCATGTTGCGCAAGGACGACCCGGCCTTCAAGAAGGCGGTCGATGACTCCATCGTGCGCCAGATCAAGGATGGCTCGCTGGCCAAGCTCTACGACCGCTGGTTCATGCAGCCCATCCCGCCGGCCAACGTCAAGGTCGGCCTGCCGCTGTCGGCCGCGACCAAAGAAGCCTGGGAACACCCCAACGACAAGCCGATGGAGTCTTACGAAGTCAAGTAA
- a CDS encoding amino acid ABC transporter substrate-binding protein, with amino-acid sequence MKKMQAGLALALALSAGMAAADGVLERVAAGGKMVLAYRDSSVPFSYVEGGKPIGYAMDLCQGIVEAVRKKTGVKEVPVSYLAVTSESRMDAITQGRADLECGSTTNNAERRQKVAFTIPHFITGSRLLVRANSPVMKMEDLAGKKLVSTTGSAPLKAARDANSERLMGITIVEAPDHARAVEMVEKGEAEAFAMDEVLLYSLAASRSDPKALKVVGRALSIEALAIMLSKNDAAFKKVVDDEMRRLISSHEINTMYDRWFQQPIPPHKRALNLPPSHLLRDFWKHPTDQLPF; translated from the coding sequence ATGAAAAAAATGCAGGCTGGCTTGGCGCTGGCGTTGGCTCTATCGGCTGGTATGGCGGCGGCAGACGGCGTGCTCGAACGCGTGGCTGCCGGCGGCAAGATGGTGCTGGCGTACCGCGACAGTTCGGTGCCGTTTTCCTACGTTGAAGGCGGCAAGCCCATCGGCTACGCCATGGACTTGTGCCAGGGCATCGTCGAAGCGGTGCGCAAGAAAACGGGCGTGAAGGAAGTGCCGGTGTCGTACCTGGCCGTAACGTCCGAGTCGCGCATGGACGCCATCACCCAGGGCCGTGCCGATCTGGAGTGCGGTTCGACCACCAACAACGCCGAGCGTCGCCAGAAGGTTGCGTTCACCATTCCGCACTTCATCACTGGTTCGCGCCTGTTGGTGCGTGCCAACAGCCCAGTGATGAAGATGGAAGACCTGGCCGGCAAAAAGCTGGTTTCCACCACTGGTTCGGCCCCGCTCAAGGCGGCACGCGATGCCAATAGCGAGCGCTTGATGGGTATCACCATCGTCGAAGCCCCGGACCATGCCCGTGCCGTCGAGATGGTGGAAAAGGGCGAGGCTGAAGCCTTCGCCATGGATGAAGTCCTGCTCTACAGCCTGGCCGCCAGCCGCTCCGATCCCAAGGCGCTGAAGGTGGTGGGACGTGCCCTTTCCATCGAAGCCCTGGCCATCATGCTGTCCAAGAACGACGCCGCTTTCAAAAAAGTGGTGGACGATGAAATGCGTCGCCTGATCTCCAGCCATGAGATCAACACCATGTACGACCGCTGGTTCCAGCAGCCCATCCCGCCGCACAAGCGCGCGCTGAACCTGCCGCCGAGCCATTTGCTGCGCGACTTCTGGAAACACCCTACCGACCAGCTGCCGTTTTAA
- a CDS encoding LysR substrate-binding domain-containing protein, translating into METKWLEDFVSLAETRSFSRSAQLRHVTQPAFSRRIQALEGWAGTDLVDRSSYPTRLTPAGKTLYDQALEMLQGLHNTRAMLRAHTSAGKELVSFAVPHTLAFTFFPAWVSQLHAQFGPFKSRLIALNVHDAVMRLVEGGCDLLIAYHHPSQPIQLDPERYEMVSLGEEALSPYAKPDAQGQPLFRLPGVATEPLPYLGYAPGAYLGRLTDLILKQAGSPIHLDRVYETDMAEGLKAMALEGHGVAFLPYSAVRKELEAGLLVSAAPPELQSLRIVMDVRAYREKPVGKEQPQGAAQALWTHLETSGIPCLG; encoded by the coding sequence ATGGAAACCAAATGGTTAGAAGATTTCGTCAGCCTGGCTGAAACGCGCAGCTTTAGCCGTTCGGCGCAGCTGCGCCACGTCACCCAGCCGGCTTTTTCGCGCCGCATTCAGGCGCTCGAAGGGTGGGCGGGCACCGATCTGGTCGATCGCAGCTCCTACCCCACGCGCCTGACGCCGGCGGGCAAGACGCTGTACGACCAGGCGCTGGAGATGCTGCAGGGCCTGCACAACACCCGCGCCATGCTGCGCGCGCACACCAGCGCGGGCAAGGAGCTGGTCTCGTTTGCCGTGCCGCACACCCTGGCCTTTACCTTTTTCCCGGCCTGGGTGTCGCAGCTGCACGCGCAGTTCGGGCCCTTCAAAAGCCGCCTGATCGCGCTCAACGTGCACGATGCGGTGATGCGCCTGGTCGAAGGCGGCTGCGATCTGCTGATCGCCTACCACCACCCCTCGCAGCCCATCCAGCTCGACCCCGAGCGCTACGAGATGGTCAGCCTGGGCGAGGAGGCGCTGTCGCCCTACGCCAAGCCCGACGCCCAGGGTCAGCCGCTGTTTCGCCTGCCCGGCGTCGCCACCGAGCCGCTGCCCTATCTGGGCTATGCGCCCGGTGCCTACCTGGGGCGGCTGACGGATTTGATCCTCAAGCAGGCGGGCAGCCCGATCCACCTCGACCGGGTGTACGAAACCGACATGGCCGAGGGCCTCAAGGCCATGGCGCTCGAAGGCCATGGGGTGGCATTTTTGCCCTATAGCGCGGTGCGCAAAGAGCTCGAAGCGGGCCTGCTGGTGAGCGCTGCGCCGCCAGAGCTGCAGAGCCTGCGCATCGTCATGGACGTGCGTGCGTACCGCGAAAAGCCGGTGGGCAAGGAGCAGCCCCAGGGTGCAGCCCAGGCGCTCTGGACGCATTTGGAAACATCTGGAATTCCATGTCTAGGGTAA
- a CDS encoding diguanylate cyclase domain-containing protein codes for MPYPLLAALLWCLACLAASLGLVQHDQQRWQQGQRQQLQALLQPRAAALEQALDSIAAQNQALAVALAQEPHMSPHRLGQLAAQAIAQEPRILSVVLMRQLKAQYVYPEVGNEALLGLNYGLRPEFLRSIERAERSRRTVFNAPVRMPQSGHTGVVARTAIFIGAPSPADDQPAPAWGQVSMAAALEPLLQSVGLRDGAIGAHLALRSTSTGGTNEPLWGDPSTFEHPHASAQVHLPDGHWELAAAPAYSAYPLARAAGIGSAALVLALLPLLLWWRHQRRLGAASAWAASQPSTHILPLSSTASASGTSGSRRPRRRLPLRFLLLLALALPVPLLVGLAGWLSLQTSMRAARTLEQGQAQEVALRVRDKVSAFMDVPRQMVTYNTEQFRSGLLQLDAPQQLQHQFLLQLRYQPWLTFLSVGTKDGAYYSASRPPLGQDRALRLVHNTAAPHGTIQIQRVNDDYQPIGLAQQGNADFDPRRRPWYQAAITANSIRWYPTYRYAIHDPDGLYDTLGLGMSSPLYNSRHEFLGVLTADVALSQLSEFLHAQITPLGGFAFVTEGSGELLASSDNIPLYRLQSGRVQRLRPEHSSSAAIRQAALLLQAPQQPEGPSQAGITVDTEPYLTHRQTLQLPNGPTLHIVIGLPQHHFDGPSRDMLRNMLLLTLFFWALAMVLVWWLAQRLAQPLATLSHWASQLAEGQWHIAPPLPSPVREIATLSRALARMARRLRRHTLELELRVAERTTALAAANQQLAALAATDGLTGLANRRQFDQHLADEIARSQRSGAPLALLLLDVDHFKAYNDHYGHQEGDRALQSVAHLLQSYARRPGDLAARYGGEEFALIATDSDTHSAQALGQHLCQQLATLALPHANAPSGRLGVSIGIACLAPGQSLNPAQLLQQADAALYQAKARGRNQVVQASGSV; via the coding sequence ATGCCCTACCCCCTGCTTGCCGCTTTGCTGTGGTGTCTTGCCTGCCTGGCCGCGAGCTTGGGGCTGGTGCAACACGACCAGCAGCGTTGGCAGCAGGGGCAGCGCCAGCAGCTGCAAGCGCTGCTGCAGCCGCGCGCGGCGGCGCTGGAGCAGGCTCTGGACAGCATCGCAGCCCAAAACCAGGCACTGGCGGTGGCGCTGGCGCAAGAGCCGCACATGTCGCCGCACCGGCTCGGCCAGCTGGCCGCACAGGCCATAGCGCAAGAGCCGCGCATTCTGAGCGTGGTGCTGATGCGCCAGCTCAAGGCGCAATACGTCTATCCCGAGGTCGGCAACGAAGCCCTGCTGGGCCTCAATTACGGCCTGCGGCCCGAATTTTTACGCAGCATCGAGCGCGCCGAGCGCAGCCGCCGCACCGTTTTCAACGCACCCGTGCGTATGCCGCAAAGCGGGCACACCGGGGTCGTGGCACGCACCGCCATCTTCATCGGCGCCCCCAGCCCAGCGGACGATCAACCCGCGCCGGCCTGGGGGCAGGTGTCGATGGCAGCAGCGCTCGAACCCTTGCTGCAATCGGTGGGGCTGCGCGATGGCGCCATCGGAGCGCATCTGGCCCTGCGCAGCACATCGACCGGCGGCACCAACGAGCCGCTGTGGGGCGACCCCAGCACCTTCGAGCACCCCCACGCCAGCGCCCAGGTGCATCTGCCCGACGGCCACTGGGAACTTGCTGCCGCCCCGGCCTACAGCGCTTATCCGCTGGCCCGCGCCGCTGGCATTGGCAGCGCCGCCCTGGTGTTGGCGCTGCTGCCCCTGCTGCTGTGGTGGCGCCACCAGCGCCGCCTGGGCGCAGCCAGTGCCTGGGCTGCGTCGCAGCCCTCCACCCATATCCTGCCTCTGTCCAGCACGGCCAGCGCATCGGGCACATCCGGATCACGCCGACCACGCCGGCGCCTGCCGCTGCGCTTTTTGCTGCTGCTGGCCCTGGCCTTGCCCGTGCCGCTGCTGGTGGGGCTCGCCGGTTGGCTATCGCTGCAAACCTCGATGCGCGCGGCGCGCACGCTCGAACAAGGCCAGGCGCAGGAGGTTGCGCTGCGCGTGCGCGACAAGGTCAGCGCCTTCATGGACGTGCCGCGCCAGATGGTGACCTACAACACCGAGCAGTTTCGCTCCGGCCTGCTGCAGCTGGACGCGCCGCAGCAGCTGCAGCACCAGTTCTTGCTGCAGCTGCGCTACCAGCCCTGGCTGACCTTTTTGTCGGTCGGTACCAAAGACGGCGCGTACTACAGCGCCAGCCGCCCGCCGCTGGGGCAAGACCGCGCCCTGCGCCTGGTGCACAACACCGCTGCACCGCACGGCACGATACAGATTCAGCGCGTGAACGACGACTACCAGCCCATAGGTCTGGCGCAGCAGGGCAATGCCGACTTCGACCCCCGCCGCCGACCCTGGTACCAGGCCGCCATCACGGCCAACAGCATCCGCTGGTACCCCACGTACCGCTACGCCATCCACGATCCGGATGGCCTGTACGACACCCTGGGCCTGGGCATGAGCAGCCCGCTGTACAACAGCCGCCACGAGTTTTTGGGCGTACTCACTGCCGACGTCGCCCTGTCGCAGCTGAGCGAATTTCTGCACGCCCAAATCACGCCACTGGGGGGCTTCGCCTTCGTCACCGAGGGCAGCGGCGAGCTGCTGGCCAGCTCAGACAACATCCCGCTGTACCGCCTGCAAAGCGGGCGCGTGCAGCGCCTGCGCCCCGAGCACAGCAGCAGCGCCGCCATCCGCCAGGCCGCCTTGCTGCTGCAAGCGCCCCAGCAGCCAGAAGGCCCCAGCCAGGCGGGCATCACGGTCGATACCGAGCCCTACCTGACCCACCGGCAAACCCTGCAGCTGCCCAACGGGCCGACGCTGCACATCGTCATCGGCCTGCCGCAGCACCACTTTGACGGCCCCAGCCGCGACATGCTGCGCAATATGCTGCTGCTGACCCTGTTTTTCTGGGCCCTGGCCATGGTGCTGGTGTGGTGGCTGGCCCAGCGCCTGGCGCAGCCCTTGGCCACGCTCAGCCACTGGGCGAGCCAGCTGGCAGAAGGCCAGTGGCATATTGCGCCGCCCCTGCCCAGCCCGGTGCGCGAGATAGCCACCTTGAGCCGCGCCCTCGCCCGCATGGCCCGGCGCCTGCGCCGGCACACGCTGGAGCTGGAGCTGCGCGTGGCCGAGCGCACCACCGCCCTGGCAGCGGCCAACCAGCAGCTCGCCGCCCTGGCCGCCACCGACGGCCTGACCGGCCTGGCCAATCGGCGCCAGTTCGACCAGCACCTGGCCGATGAAATCGCCCGCAGCCAGCGCAGCGGCGCGCCCCTGGCTCTGCTGCTGCTCGATGTCGATCACTTCAAAGCCTACAACGACCACTACGGCCACCAGGAGGGCGACCGGGCGCTGCAAAGCGTCGCCCACCTGCTGCAAAGCTATGCCCGCCGCCCTGGCGACCTGGCCGCGCGCTACGGCGGCGAGGAATTTGCCCTCATCGCCACCGACAGCGACACCCACAGCGCCCAAGCCCTGGGCCAGCACCTGTGCCAACAGCTGGCCACCCTGGCATTGCCGCACGCCAACGCCCCCTCGGGGCGGCTGGGCGTGAGCATAGGCATCGCCTGCCTGGCCCCAGGGCAAAGCCTGAACCCGGCGCAGCTGCTGCAGCAGGCCGACGCCGCCCTGTACCAGGCCAAAGCCCGGGGACGCAACCAGGTGGTGCAGGCCTCTGGCTCGGTCTGA
- a CDS encoding ABC transporter ATP-binding protein/permease translates to MRRVGEAPLPESPRTRSDRATLARLMPYLWQYKGRVLAAIAFMVGAKLANVGVPLLLKQLVDAMTPPAGGVPALLVVPAGLLLAYGLLRLANSVFNELRELVFAKATHGAARAIALQTFEHLHRLSLRFHLERQTGGMTRDIERGVRGIESMVSFALFNLAATLVEVLLVLFILADRFDWWFAAITLTALGLYIAYTVRVTEWRIQFRRQANQFDSAAHSKAIDSLLNYETVKYFNNEAFEARRYDQSLEQLRRAQLKARSTLALLNGGQQLIIAIGLVAMLWRATEGVAAGHMTIGDLVMVNAFMLQIYIPLNFLGVIYREIKQNLTDLDKMFTLMDKAQEVADAPGASTLAGLAAPTVRFEDVHFAYDPARPILQGLSFEIPAGKTVAVVGPSGAGKSTLSRLLYRFYDIQQGRITIAGQDIRSVTQQSLRRAIGIVPQDTVLFNDTVAYNIAYGRPDASQAEVEQAARAAHIHDFIAAQPKGYDTMVGERGLKLSGGEKQRVAIARTLLKNPPLLIFDEATSALDSANERAIQAELRAVAQGKTALVIAHRLSTVVDAHEILVLEAGRIVERGSHAALLAAGGRYASMWALQQNSA, encoded by the coding sequence ATGCGCCGTGTTGGCGAAGCCCCCCTGCCCGAATCCCCCCGCACCCGCTCCGACCGCGCCACGCTGGCGCGGCTCATGCCCTATCTGTGGCAGTACAAGGGCCGCGTGCTGGCGGCCATTGCCTTCATGGTGGGCGCCAAGCTGGCCAACGTGGGCGTGCCGCTCTTGCTCAAGCAACTGGTCGATGCCATGACGCCGCCGGCGGGCGGCGTGCCGGCGTTGCTGGTCGTACCCGCCGGCCTGCTGCTGGCCTATGGCCTGCTGCGCCTGGCGAACTCCGTGTTCAACGAGCTGCGCGAGCTGGTCTTTGCCAAGGCCACGCATGGCGCGGCGCGCGCCATTGCGCTGCAAACCTTCGAGCACCTGCACCGGCTGTCGCTGCGCTTTCACCTGGAGCGCCAGACCGGCGGCATGACGCGCGATATCGAGCGCGGCGTGCGCGGCATCGAGTCCATGGTGTCGTTTGCGCTCTTCAACCTCGCCGCCACGCTGGTCGAGGTGCTGCTGGTGCTGTTCATCCTGGCCGACCGCTTTGACTGGTGGTTTGCCGCCATCACGCTCACGGCGCTGGGGCTGTACATCGCCTACACCGTGCGGGTGACGGAGTGGCGCATCCAGTTCCGGCGCCAGGCCAACCAGTTCGACTCGGCCGCGCACAGCAAGGCCATCGACTCGCTGCTGAACTACGAAACCGTCAAATACTTCAACAACGAAGCCTTCGAGGCGCGCCGCTACGACCAGAGCCTGGAGCAGCTGCGCCGCGCCCAGCTCAAGGCGCGCAGCACGCTGGCGCTGCTCAACGGCGGGCAGCAGCTCATCATCGCCATCGGCCTGGTGGCCATGCTCTGGCGCGCCACCGAGGGCGTGGCCGCCGGCCACATGACGATTGGCGACCTGGTCATGGTCAACGCCTTCATGCTGCAGATCTACATCCCGCTCAACTTCCTGGGCGTGATCTACCGCGAGATCAAGCAGAACCTGACCGACCTGGACAAGATGTTCACCCTCATGGACAAGGCGCAGGAGGTGGCCGACGCCCCCGGTGCGAGCACTCTGGCGGGGCTGGCTGCCCCCACGGTGCGCTTTGAGGACGTGCATTTCGCCTACGACCCGGCGCGGCCCATTTTGCAGGGCCTGAGCTTTGAGATCCCGGCGGGCAAGACGGTGGCCGTGGTCGGCCCCTCGGGCGCGGGCAAGAGCACTTTGAGCCGCCTGCTGTACCGCTTCTACGACATCCAGCAGGGCCGCATCACCATCGCCGGGCAGGACATCCGCAGCGTGACGCAGCAGAGCCTGCGCCGCGCCATCGGCATCGTGCCGCAGGACACGGTGCTGTTCAACGACACCGTGGCCTACAACATCGCCTACGGGCGCCCGGATGCCAGCCAGGCAGAGGTGGAGCAGGCGGCGCGCGCGGCGCACATCCACGACTTCATCGCCGCCCAGCCCAAGGGCTACGACACCATGGTTGGCGAGCGCGGCCTCAAACTCAGCGGCGGCGAGAAGCAGCGCGTGGCGATTGCCCGCACGCTGCTCAAGAACCCGCCGCTGCTGATTTTTGATGAGGCCACGAGCGCGCTCGACTCGGCCAACGAACGCGCCATCCAGGCCGAGCTGCGCGCCGTGGCCCAGGGCAAGACGGCGCTGGTGATTGCGCACCGCCTGTCCACGGTGGTCGATGCGCACGAGATTCTGGTGCTGGAGGCCGGGCGCATCGTCGAGCGCGGCAGCCACGCCGCCCTGCTGGCCGCTGGCGGGCGCTACGCCAGCATGTGGGCGTTGCAGCAAAATTCTGCATAA
- a CDS encoding thioesterase family protein, producing MGPRAPQAVVFEPEFIAGIKDIFEDKIVFNKLLGITIERLESDCVTARIAMRPDLVGHYAYNRMHGGVISAGLDSMGGLAVMAAIGARHMDETPLQRLLRFAKLGTIDLRVDYLRPAIGAAFGLRAQVLRLGSRVASTRMEFLSAEGEILATGAAAYIVS from the coding sequence ATGGGCCCGCGTGCGCCGCAGGCGGTGGTGTTCGAGCCCGAGTTCATCGCCGGCATCAAGGACATTTTTGAAGACAAGATCGTCTTCAACAAGCTGCTGGGCATCACCATCGAGCGCCTGGAGAGCGACTGCGTGACGGCGCGCATCGCCATGCGCCCGGACTTGGTGGGGCATTACGCCTACAACCGGATGCACGGCGGCGTCATCAGCGCCGGGCTCGACTCCATGGGCGGCCTGGCGGTGATGGCCGCCATTGGCGCGCGCCACATGGACGAAACCCCGCTGCAGCGCCTGCTGCGCTTTGCCAAGCTCGGCACCATCGACCTGCGCGTGGACTACCTGCGCCCGGCGATTGGCGCCGCCTTCGGCCTGCGCGCGCAGGTGCTGCGCCTGGGCTCGCGCGTGGCCAGCACGCGCATGGAGTTCTTGAGCGCCGAGGGCGAAATCCTCGCCACCGGGGCCGCCGCCTACATCGTCTCGTAG
- a CDS encoding enoyl-CoA hydratase codes for MSIAATAPQDILVHTEAGVTTITFNRVEKKNSLTQAMYTALAQALLAAQDDAATRVVVFQGDVTIFSAGNDIGDFLNNPPASEDAPVFQFLRALAGFSKPLVAAVCGPAVGIGTTLLLHCDLVYAGDNAAFSMPFVNLGLCPEAASSLLLPQMLGYHRAAEALLLGEPFLAEAALEVGLVNRVVPPTECNAVAQAQAKKLAAKPLSSLVETKRLMKKGQAGAVLECMAEEGASFGRLLRGPAAREAFSAFMQKRHPDFSQV; via the coding sequence ATGAGCATTGCTGCGACCGCCCCCCAAGACATCCTGGTGCACACCGAAGCCGGTGTCACCACCATCACCTTCAACCGCGTCGAGAAGAAAAACTCGCTCACCCAGGCGATGTACACCGCCCTGGCCCAGGCCCTGCTGGCGGCGCAGGACGACGCGGCCACGCGCGTGGTCGTGTTCCAGGGCGATGTGACGATTTTCAGCGCCGGTAACGACATTGGCGATTTTCTGAACAATCCGCCGGCGAGCGAGGATGCGCCGGTGTTCCAGTTCCTGCGCGCGCTCGCCGGTTTTTCCAAGCCGCTGGTGGCTGCCGTCTGCGGCCCGGCCGTGGGCATTGGCACCACCTTGCTGCTGCATTGCGACCTGGTGTACGCCGGCGACAACGCGGCGTTCTCCATGCCCTTCGTCAACCTCGGGCTGTGCCCCGAGGCGGCGTCGAGCCTGCTCTTGCCGCAGATGCTGGGCTACCACCGCGCGGCCGAGGCGCTCTTGCTGGGCGAGCCCTTCTTGGCCGAGGCGGCGCTGGAAGTGGGCCTGGTCAACCGCGTTGTGCCGCCGACCGAGTGCAACGCCGTGGCGCAGGCGCAGGCGAAGAAGCTCGCCGCCAAGCCGCTGTCGTCGCTGGTTGAGACCAAGCGCCTGATGAAAAAAGGCCAGGCCGGTGCCGTGCTGGAGTGCATGGCCGAGGAGGGCGCCAGCTTTGGCCGCCTGCTGCGCGGCCCGGCGGCGCGGGAGGCGTTTTCCGCCTTCATGCAAAAGCGCCACCCCGACTTCAGCCAGGTGTGA
- a CDS encoding acyl-CoA thioesterase II: protein MHPLDTAIALTSAAPGQFSGQTSPAYWNMVGPFGGCTAAQLLQAVLQHPDCQGEPVSLTVHFAAAQQDGPFTIQATPARTNRSTQHWILALLQPGADGQPQLVTTAMAVTAQRRKTWSASDQPMPRVAPPSAYAQAQVAGDFKPPWLSRYEMRVIEGTMPQKWDGADHGSLTQLWLRDAPARALDFPALAAMADVFFPRVWLRRARLVPAGTVALTVYFHADSALLAATGKGHVLAQARGQGYRNGFFDHNAQLWSEAGDLLATSHQVVYFKE from the coding sequence ATGCATCCCTTGGATACTGCCATTGCACTGACCTCTGCCGCCCCCGGCCAGTTCAGCGGCCAGACCAGCCCGGCGTACTGGAACATGGTGGGCCCCTTTGGCGGCTGCACGGCGGCGCAGCTGTTGCAGGCGGTGCTGCAGCACCCCGATTGCCAGGGCGAGCCGGTGTCGCTGACGGTGCACTTTGCCGCCGCGCAGCAAGACGGCCCCTTCACCATCCAGGCCACGCCAGCGCGCACCAACCGCTCGACCCAGCACTGGATTCTGGCCCTGCTGCAGCCCGGCGCCGACGGCCAGCCCCAGCTGGTGACCACGGCCATGGCGGTGACGGCGCAGCGGCGCAAGACCTGGAGCGCCAGCGACCAGCCCATGCCCCGGGTGGCGCCGCCCAGCGCCTACGCCCAGGCGCAGGTGGCGGGTGATTTCAAGCCGCCCTGGCTCTCGCGCTACGAAATGCGCGTGATTGAAGGCACCATGCCCCAGAAATGGGACGGCGCCGACCACGGCAGCCTGACCCAGCTGTGGCTGCGCGATGCGCCGGCGCGGGCGCTGGATTTTCCGGCCCTGGCGGCCATGGCTGACGTGTTCTTCCCGCGCGTCTGGCTGCGCCGTGCGCGCCTGGTGCCGGCGGGCACGGTGGCGCTGACGGTGTACTTTCATGCCGACAGCGCCCTGCTGGCGGCCACGGGCAAAGGCCATGTGCTGGCGCAGGCGCGCGGCCAGGGCTACCGCAACGGCTTCTTCGACCACAACGCCCAGCTGTGGAGCGAAGCGGGCGACCTGCTGGCCACCAGCCACCAGGTCGTGTACTTTAAAGAATGA
- a CDS encoding acetyl-CoA C-acyltransferase, with protein MKQVQEAYIVAATRTPIGRSGRGYFKNTRPDDLLLAAVRGAMAQVPTLDPKAIEDSIIGCSFPEGEQGMNMARIVMGLAFDHPVGGVTVNRFCASGITAIQMAADRIRVGEADVLIAGGAESMSMVPMGGGKPSFNPEVFAKDENVGIAYGMGLTAEKVAQQWKISREQQDAFALESHLRAIKAQQAGEFSDEITPFEIVERSPNLATGEVIEKRRTVSLDEGPRPDTSIEGLGKLRPVFAARGSVTAGNSSQTSDGAGALILASEKAVKQFGLTPLARFVSYAARGVPPEIMGIGPIEAIPAALRYAGLQHQDIGWYELNEAFAAQSLAVVNTLGLNPATVNPMGGAIALGHPLGATGAIRAATTIHALRRHKLKYGMVTMCIGTGQGAAGIFEAL; from the coding sequence ATGAAGCAAGTACAAGAAGCCTACATCGTCGCCGCCACGCGCACGCCCATCGGGCGCTCGGGTCGTGGTTACTTCAAGAACACCCGCCCGGACGACCTGCTGCTGGCCGCCGTGCGCGGCGCGATGGCGCAGGTGCCCACGCTCGACCCCAAGGCGATCGAGGACAGCATCATCGGCTGCTCCTTCCCCGAAGGCGAGCAGGGCATGAACATGGCGCGCATCGTCATGGGCCTGGCGTTTGACCACCCGGTGGGCGGCGTCACCGTCAACCGTTTCTGCGCCTCGGGCATCACTGCCATCCAGATGGCCGCTGACCGCATCCGCGTGGGTGAGGCCGACGTGCTGATCGCCGGCGGCGCCGAGTCCATGAGCATGGTGCCCATGGGTGGCGGCAAGCCCTCGTTCAACCCCGAGGTGTTTGCCAAGGACGAGAACGTGGGCATCGCCTACGGCATGGGCCTGACGGCAGAAAAAGTTGCCCAGCAGTGGAAGATCAGCCGCGAACAGCAAGACGCTTTCGCGCTCGAATCGCACCTGCGCGCCATCAAGGCGCAGCAAGCCGGTGAGTTCAGCGACGAAATCACGCCGTTCGAGATCGTCGAGCGCAGCCCCAACCTGGCGACTGGCGAAGTGATCGAAAAGCGCCGCACCGTCAGCCTCGACGAAGGCCCGCGCCCCGACACCTCGATCGAAGGCCTGGGCAAGCTGCGCCCGGTGTTCGCCGCACGCGGCTCGGTCACGGCCGGCAACAGCTCGCAGACCAGCGACGGCGCGGGCGCGCTCATCCTGGCCAGCGAGAAGGCCGTCAAGCAGTTTGGCCTCACGCCGCTGGCGCGTTTCGTCAGCTACGCCGCACGCGGCGTGCCGCCGGAAATCATGGGCATCGGCCCCATCGAGGCCATTCCTGCCGCCCTGCGCTACGCCGGCCTGCAGCACCAGGACATCGGCTGGTACGAGTTGAACGAAGCCTTTGCCGCGCAGTCGCTGGCCGTGGTCAACACCCTGGGCCTGAACCCGGCCACCGTCAACCCCATGGGCGGTGCCATCGCCCTGGGCCACCCGCTGGGCGCTACCGGTGCGATTCGCGCCGCCACCACCATCCACGCGCTGCGCCGCCACAAGCTCAAGTACGGCATGGTGACGATGTGCATCGGCACGGGCCAGGGCGCGGCGGGTATCTTCGAGGCGCTGTAA